A window of the Anaerolineae bacterium genome harbors these coding sequences:
- a CDS encoding HAD family hydrolase — protein sequence MAPEIHAIAVDLDGTLLNSEHLLTPRCEAALRAAMARGVRVIFATGKTATSGLSLARRLGLDTPGVYSQGLILADIDGTIRYQRVLDPEAARIVTTYAETHGYPIVAYSGMRILAESYNIQTDFMVAHHEPLPELVGPLSAIVDRVPMNKLNMHVYGEDMAAVRAELTARLAGRATLVQSLPVQLETLPPGASKGDGLRRLLADLGIDPRHVLAIGDGENDLEMLRLAGIGVAMANAPQSVRAAADHVTASNDEDGVALAIERFVLDGTPAA from the coding sequence ATGGCTCCTGAAATTCATGCTATCGCCGTTGACCTGGACGGCACGCTCCTGAACTCCGAGCACCTGCTGACGCCACGCTGTGAAGCCGCCCTGCGGGCAGCGATGGCCCGCGGGGTGCGGGTGATCTTCGCCACCGGCAAAACAGCCACTTCCGGGCTATCCCTGGCCCGTCGGCTGGGTCTGGATACGCCCGGCGTCTACTCGCAGGGGTTGATCCTGGCCGATATCGATGGGACGATCCGCTACCAGCGCGTCCTGGACCCGGAGGCCGCCCGCATCGTCACCACGTACGCGGAGACGCATGGCTACCCGATCGTGGCCTATAGCGGGATGCGCATCCTGGCCGAATCCTACAACATCCAGACCGATTTCATGGTCGCCCACCACGAGCCGCTGCCCGAACTGGTCGGCCCGCTGAGCGCGATCGTCGACCGCGTGCCGATGAACAAGCTGAATATGCACGTCTATGGTGAGGACATGGCTGCTGTGCGGGCCGAACTGACCGCCCGCCTGGCCGGACGGGCAACGCTGGTGCAATCGCTGCCCGTGCAGCTGGAGACTCTGCCGCCCGGTGCATCCAAAGGCGATGGCCTGCGCCGTCTGCTGGCTGATCTGGGCATTGATCCCCGCCATGTGCTGGCCATCGGCGACGGCGAAAACGACCTGGAGATGTTACGCCTGGCCGGGATCGGCGTGGCTATGGCGAATGCACCGCAGTCCGTCCGGGCTGCTGCGGATCATGTGACGGCCAGCAACGACGAGGACGGCGTCGCCCTGGCTATCGAACGCTTTGTGCTGGATGGCACGCCAGCCGCCTGA
- a CDS encoding ABC transporter ATP-binding protein: protein MNAIIETRNLVKRYGKLEAVSNLNLIVPEGAIYGFVGPNGAGKTTTMRILTTLMRPTSGEAYVAGYEVTRDPRNVRRAIGYMPDFFGVYDDMRVWEYLDFFAACYDIPERERATLVDDLLELVDLTHRKNDMVDKLSRGMKQRLCLARTLAHDPQVLILDEPASGLDPRARIEIRELLVELANMGKTVFFSSHILSDVSEICTHIGIIEAGQMVAQGSMEEMRRQLMPHREIKITFLTVEDRERAKGLIGSIEGVENVVEIEASEKGRPRLKIIFTGEDEGVALMSQKLSTAGIAIVGFSEEERSLEALFMRVTKGLVT, encoded by the coding sequence ATGAACGCGATCATCGAGACACGCAACCTGGTCAAGCGTTACGGCAAGCTGGAGGCGGTCAGCAACCTCAACCTGATCGTGCCGGAGGGCGCGATCTACGGCTTTGTGGGGCCGAATGGGGCGGGCAAGACCACCACCATGCGCATCCTGACCACCCTGATGCGTCCTACCAGTGGCGAGGCTTACGTCGCCGGCTACGAAGTCACCAGGGACCCGCGCAATGTGCGCCGGGCAATCGGCTACATGCCTGACTTTTTCGGCGTCTACGACGATATGCGCGTCTGGGAATACCTGGATTTCTTCGCCGCCTGCTACGACATCCCCGAACGCGAACGGGCCACCCTGGTTGACGACCTGCTGGAACTGGTTGACCTGACCCACCGCAAGAACGACATGGTCGATAAGCTCAGCCGGGGGATGAAACAGCGCCTGTGCCTGGCCCGTACCCTGGCCCATGATCCGCAGGTGCTGATCCTGGATGAGCCGGCTTCTGGCCTGGACCCCCGTGCCCGCATCGAGATTCGCGAGTTGCTGGTGGAACTGGCCAACATGGGCAAGACGGTTTTCTTCTCCTCCCACATCCTCTCGGATGTCAGCGAAATCTGCACGCACATCGGGATCATCGAGGCGGGGCAGATGGTCGCCCAGGGCAGCATGGAGGAGATGCGCCGCCAGCTCATGCCGCACCGCGAGATCAAAATTACCTTCCTTACTGTTGAAGACCGCGAACGGGCCAAAGGGCTGATCGGCAGCATCGAGGGTGTGGAAAACGTGGTGGAGATCGAAGCCAGCGAAAAAGGTCGGCCTCGCCTGAAGATCATCTTCACCGGGGAAGACGAAGGCGTGGCCCTGATGAGCCAGAAGCTCAGCACAGCGGGCATCGCCATCGTCGGCTTCAGCGAGGAGGAGCGCAGCCTGGAGGCGCTCTTCATGCGCGTGACCAAAGGGCTGGTGACCTGA